TTCACCTTTGATGGCCTCGAACTGATCGCCGGAACGCCGCTCTATGTAACCTGCACCGGGCCCGGCATCAAGCCACTTTACGAAGAGTGCTGGATAGAGGCGCCAGACTCAGGAGCGGAGTTGACCGGCTATGAAGTCGAGGAACTCGAGGGCAATGGCGACGGCTTGCCGAATCCGGGTGAGACGCTTCGACTGGCTCTGACCGTCGCCAACCGGAGCCCGGATGAGTCATTACGAGATTTGGATGCTATCCTGGTCAGTCGGTCGCCGCATCTTGAAATCGTTGGGGATGACCGGATCGTGTTCGGCGACATCGATCCCGAGTCGGACGCTGCCGCTGCGGTCGATGTCCGACTCGCCATAACCGCCCCCGACGGCATCAGCCGTCCGGCGCTTAAGCCCGAATTGGTGGTCTTTCTACGCAGCGGCGATCAAGAATGGCCGACGACGCTGAAGATCGTCCCTCGGGCGCCGCACCTCATCTTTCGCTCCATTGTTGGCGGAGCCTCCATTCGCGATACGCTGACCTATCTCACCATCGAACTGGCCAATATCGGATCGGCCGCATCGCCTCCAATGATTGGTCAACTGGTGAGTCTTGGTCAGCCGGTCGAAGTCGTCTCCGGCGAAGTGCGATACCCGGCAGCGGAGCCGGGCGAGGTGGTGAGACCTGATGGCGAGCGGGCATTGGTAGCCGGCAGCCGGTTCGTCCCGGCTGAGGCAAAGTGCGGTATGCGCCTTGACCTCGCCTCCGAGTCGGGAATAACCGACACCGCCTGGTTTGAACTCGCGGTCGTCCGCCCGGAAGCCGGAGCGCCGGTCGGGCCCGACGCTTACGGCTATGTCTGCTTCGACGACACCGATCAGGAATGGGAGCAGCGTCCGGGGTATGCTTTCTTCGAGATCGACCCCCGTGAACAGAACTTCAATGCCCGCGGCACAGCGGTCAACTTCCAGGGCAATATCGACATTGGCGAAGCGCGGTTAGTCGATCTACCTTTCAGCACCCGATTCTATGGCCAGTCTTTCGACCAGATCACCGTCAGCACCAACGGTTTCATCGTTATGGGCGAGCATCCTCGCGCAACCGGCGGCACCAATTGGCCGCTCGACCGCGCCATCGGCGGCGCCCCGGGAATGGTCGCGCCCTTTTGGGACAACCTGACGCTTGGGAACGGACGAATCTACACCTATTACGATGAGGATCAAGGCCGCTTCATCATCGAATGGTCGCGGGTCCGACACCTGGAAGGTAACAGCGATCTCTCGTTTCAGGTGATCCTGTATGATGTTGAGGTCTGGTGGGGGCATACCGTGGATCAGCCGATCCTCTTTCAATACAAGGCGATCCAGAACGTCGCCGGCAACGGTCAATTTGAGACTCCATTTGCATCGGTCGGCATTTCTCCCCCCGACGGCGGACCGGGCCTCAATTATTCCTGGAACAACCGTCAGGCTCGCGGCGGGGTGCCGCTCCAGAATCGACGCGCGCTCTACTTCACCACAATGCTGCGGATTCGGGAGGCGGTGCTCTACGGACGAGTAACGTCCCGCGCCAGTGGTGAAGGGATCGAAAATGCCATCCTTCGGACCAGTTTCAACCAATCCGCCATTAGCGACGCTGACGGCTACTGGTTTGTTAACCAGGCCATCGCGGCACAGGAATTCACCCTCACCTGCACCGCCGAGGGTTTCAACGACAGCACTATGACGGAACTGGAAGTTCCTGAAGACGATTCACTCGAATGCAATTTCAGCCTCTTGAACCCGGTGGTCCATCTTTCGCCGGAGCGTCTTGAGGTCGAACTGAATCAGGGACAGATCCGGGACTATTCCCTGACCTTGCGCAATGAGGGCACCGGGCCGCTCTGGTGGCGGTCTTCGATCGACTACCCCGGCGACTCCGACGCGGCTGCGCTCACGGTGCGCGACTCCATAAGCGCAGCAGTCATTTTGGAAGACAACGACCTTGGCGGCGTCCTCTTCATCAACGACCACTTCTATGTATCTGGAATGGCGGGCAACCGCCCCAATCAGATCTACATCCTCAACCGGGAAGGCGTATATGTGTCGTCGTTCCAGCAGCCGGGCAATTCGCTGGAAGGTATGAAGAACCTGACCTGGGACGGGGAATGGATATGGGGAGGTGCGGGATCGATTGGTGACCGGCACGTCTATGGCTTTACTCCCGATGGCGAACTGATGCGCACCATCGAAGGGCCTTGGAACCCCAACAGCATTGTCATTTGGGACAGCGACCGAAACTGCCTTTGGCTGGGAAACCGGACGCAGGCGCTCTCGGCCTATGACCGGGAAGGCCGCTCTCTTGGCTGGCAGATTCCTCGGCGCGACCTAAGAATCTACGGCGCAGCCTATTTTGCTGATGACCCCGACGACTTCCCGTTCTACATATTCCATAGCGCCGTCCTCTTTCAACTTGAGGTCTATAAGTCCAATCCGGCCGGGGATCAGATTCGGCTCGGACCGGTGCCATCGCGCGCCGCAACGGTGCCGGGCGGGATGTTCATCACACGGGAGTGGGATCCCTTTAGTTGGGTGATCGTCTCGATGGTCGAGGTATCGAGTGTCAATGGAGGCGACCGGATCGAAGTCTTGCAAGCGGCACCTATCGGTGATTGGATCGCTGTGGATCCCGTTGAAGGCGAACTTTCCGCCGGCGCCGAGACGAACCTGACCTTCAGCCTGGATGCGAACGATCTTCCGGAAGGCGAGTTCGCATGCGAGATCGACCTGAAGCATAACGCCTGGGGCGGGGAGAGTGTTGTTCCGATTGAGGTTCGAGTCATGCCGGACCGCCGGCCGCGGGGGTTTTCGCTGCTCGAGCCGCCCGACGGCGACACCCTCACCGCGCCACCGCGCATCGGCGATCCGCCTCCTCCGCCGGAGGTGATGTTCGCCTGGCGAGCCTCGCGCGATCCGGATCCTGCCGATACGCTTCGATACCTGTTTCGAATCGCGTCAGGCGGGGCCGAGTTCATAGGTGAGACGCGCGACACGACTTTGACACTCGGGATCGACACCCTCGGGCTGGGCAACCTCTTCACGGCTCCGATTTTTTGGTGGGTTGAAGCGATCGGTGGGCAGGACACGACACCCTCGATTCGCCATTTCCGCTTCCATCTTAGGCCTGATCGAGTGGCAGACGACCTTTTGCAGCCGGGCCGTTTCGCCCTTGAAGCGCCCTACCCCAATCCCTTCAATGCCCGCGCGACGGTCGCCTTCTCGCTCGAACGTCCGTCTGTTGCAACGCTGTTACTTTACGATATGAGGGGACGCCAGGTGGTGCGTCTTGGGCAAGGCGAGTGGGGAGCGGGGAAGCATTATCTGACTATCGACGCGGAAGGGCTTCCGGGAGGGTTATACTTTCTTCAACTTCGAGCCGGTGAGTCTGTAGTGCGGCGCAAGGTGGTGGTGGTGCGGTGAAGGTGTTTCAAGTATCAAGTGTCAAGTATCAAGTGTCAAGTGGACTACCGCATCATCATAACTGTTCTCTCTTCACTTTTCACTCTATCCTCTTGACTCCAGTCTTCCGGCGCGTTTCCAGTTGCTGACCGGCATCCTGCCGTCCTGTGACGGCACTCCCGGATGAACGGCGTCGCCGTTTGCCGGCACCTGCAGAGCCGCGACAATGGCTGCCGCCTCGACGATCCTATCATCATCCTCCCGCCGCATCTCCTTCGGCCGATACTCCCGCCCTATGAAGCCGGTATCGTAGATTCCACTTTGAAACTCCTCATTCCCGGTCAACCATAGCGCAAACGGGATCGTCGTCCCGACGCCGGCGATCCGGTATTCGGCGAGCGCTCGCCCCAGCCTCGCAATGGCCCTCTTCCGGTCAGCACCCCAGACGATCAACTTGGCCATGAGTGGATCGTAGTAGAGGCCGATCTCGTCGCCCTG
The genomic region above belongs to Calditrichota bacterium and contains:
- a CDS encoding T9SS type A sorting domain-containing protein, with product MKQLPRLLPGICFAFLGGVAFAAHDAPPGTTVTCSEQPGNAAHIAFRFDLPALEAALASGSDSASLIPGEGSLAHAGMPLLPAVSRYVILPPDREVDLIVQADGYQRRNATALPTGEDYDPDATLPPDHLISPSNLYPPEVASLTDISVMRGVRLGLLTVYPLQVDLTTGEVLLRKSIEVHLTPSDRAAAIPIEFPLRTGRSAIFRKLIAGFALGGDRVGRDDPDAGALPASPGHYLVVLPSVLLPSVGPFIETRRKEGYRVDILGLTQNAALTAATVKAGIQGRYDAFLRAGADPFDLVMLVGDHSRYTAGPAAQTVLATFRGTPTDGSPEHADYEYGLLEGGNNDRYADVGVARWCAGSAEKIDLFWRRHRAYASNPPMNEDWFSRGAVYAQRWANDWHVSIPTTVRWGEEMVKAAGLTDVRFYENIGNLDRDGSQVGNFCVQQMNSHLNVMLGRAQNRLFGADLRPANRTVFPIVMELGGHHEGPTWALLRNPTVQNISGPCAAATYNGVSSTRSANVTWMEMTRALLIDRLPFGWARVIGVTKPVAYMGNLYPASTMQTDVQFYGDPGLIAWTGRPIEVEIDLPVFVSPDIRSLDLTVMSGEREISGALVSLYMPGRIPAFNSNDYATYDDMQTLLARTDEHGRAQFTFDGLELIAGTPLYVTCTGPGIKPLYEECWIEAPDSGAELTGYEVEELEGNGDGLPNPGETLRLALTVANRSPDESLRDLDAILVSRSPHLEIVGDDRIVFGDIDPESDAAAAVDVRLAITAPDGISRPALKPELVVFLRSGDQEWPTTLKIVPRAPHLIFRSIVGGASIRDTLTYLTIELANIGSAASPPMIGQLVSLGQPVEVVSGEVRYPAAEPGEVVRPDGERALVAGSRFVPAEAKCGMRLDLASESGITDTAWFELAVVRPEAGAPVGPDAYGYVCFDDTDQEWEQRPGYAFFEIDPREQNFNARGTAVNFQGNIDIGEARLVDLPFSTRFYGQSFDQITVSTNGFIVMGEHPRATGGTNWPLDRAIGGAPGMVAPFWDNLTLGNGRIYTYYDEDQGRFIIEWSRVRHLEGNSDLSFQVILYDVEVWWGHTVDQPILFQYKAIQNVAGNGQFETPFASVGISPPDGGPGLNYSWNNRQARGGVPLQNRRALYFTTMLRIREAVLYGRVTSRASGEGIENAILRTSFNQSAISDADGYWFVNQAIAAQEFTLTCTAEGFNDSTMTELEVPEDDSLECNFSLLNPVVHLSPERLEVELNQGQIRDYSLTLRNEGTGPLWWRSSIDYPGDSDAAALTVRDSISAAVILEDNDLGGVLFINDHFYVSGMAGNRPNQIYILNREGVYVSSFQQPGNSLEGMKNLTWDGEWIWGGAGSIGDRHVYGFTPDGELMRTIEGPWNPNSIVIWDSDRNCLWLGNRTQALSAYDREGRSLGWQIPRRDLRIYGAAYFADDPDDFPFYIFHSAVLFQLEVYKSNPAGDQIRLGPVPSRAATVPGGMFITREWDPFSWVIVSMVEVSSVNGGDRIEVLQAAPIGDWIAVDPVEGELSAGAETNLTFSLDANDLPEGEFACEIDLKHNAWGGESVVPIEVRVMPDRRPRGFSLLEPPDGDTLTAPPRIGDPPPPPEVMFAWRASRDPDPADTLRYLFRIASGGAEFIGETRDTTLTLGIDTLGLGNLFTAPIFWWVEAIGGQDTTPSIRHFRFHLRPDRVADDLLQPGRFALEAPYPNPFNARATVAFSLERPSVATLLLYDMRGRQVVRLGQGEWGAGKHYLTIDAEGLPGGLYFLQLRAGESVVRRKVVVVR